A genome region from Geobacter pickeringii includes the following:
- a CDS encoding O-antigen ligase family protein has protein sequence MMILVFFALSQQNNSKIIDEQKTLNNILIMFSVYCVLTIPLVRWPGSVLKNGFELFVKVALFYLFVVIFVNTEKKLKLFVLIFVFCQIYRGIEPVYLYMTEGYLPEKAYSGSSGNVLMRLAGAPHDVVSANPYAWVIVGTIPFIYYLGLKSNNLLKICSLSILPLLSYGLILSGSRTGLIILLIVILTIAVLSSHKKRGLLIAIFTIIFFGYILSGYLTTGLSQRYLSIIDNNAIGADTVNGRINGLEKTFSTVFNVNGIFGYGIGTSKEVNANYIGRRQLTHNMYVEALQEVGIVGFIIFMLYIITIVKYLLTSIKCCDKGTFLHRLNLAILTWVIMDLVYSLSCFGLSSWEWYLYGGMAAVCRLLSSSEYGVSEEQAFSKEQTYVR, from the coding sequence ATGATGATATTGGTTTTTTTTGCATTGTCACAACAAAATAATTCTAAAATAATAGATGAACAAAAAACATTAAACAATATATTAATAATGTTTTCTGTATATTGTGTGTTGACAATACCATTGGTAAGATGGCCTGGATCTGTGTTGAAGAATGGTTTTGAATTGTTTGTAAAGGTAGCGCTATTTTATTTATTTGTGGTTATATTTGTAAATACAGAAAAGAAATTAAAGTTATTTGTGCTTATATTTGTATTTTGTCAAATATACAGAGGAATTGAACCTGTGTATCTATATATGACCGAAGGATATTTGCCAGAGAAAGCTTATAGTGGGAGTAGTGGAAATGTTCTTATGCGACTCGCAGGTGCTCCGCATGATGTCGTCAGCGCCAACCCATATGCATGGGTTATTGTTGGAACAATACCATTTATTTATTATCTTGGTTTGAAAAGTAATAATTTGTTAAAAATTTGTTCGCTTTCGATTTTGCCATTGCTTTCTTATGGATTGATATTAAGCGGATCTAGGACAGGATTAATAATCTTATTGATAGTAATATTGACTATTGCGGTACTTAGTTCTCATAAAAAAAGAGGGCTTTTAATCGCAATTTTCACTATTATATTTTTTGGATACATATTATCTGGTTATTTAACAACTGGGTTGTCCCAACGATATCTTTCAATTATAGATAACAACGCTATTGGTGCTGATACTGTCAATGGAAGAATAAATGGATTGGAAAAAACTTTTAGTACAGTATTTAATGTGAATGGAATATTCGGATACGGCATAGGAACAAGCAAGGAAGTTAATGCAAATTATATAGGTAGAAGACAGCTAACCCACAATATGTATGTAGAAGCTTTGCAAGAAGTAGGAATTGTAGGATTTATAATATTTATGTTGTATATAATAACTATAGTTAAGTATTTACTGACATCAATAAAGTGCTGCGATAAGGGAACTTTTTTGCATAGATTAAATTTAGCTATATTGACATGGGTAATTATGGACTTGGTATACAGTTTGTCATGTTTTGGTCTATCTAGCTGGGAGTGGTATCTTTATGGCGGTATGGCAGCTGTGTGTAGATTGTTAAGTTCGAGTGAATATGGTGTAAGTGAAGAGCAAGCCTTTAGTAAGGAACAAACTTATGTTAGATAA
- a CDS encoding oligosaccharide flippase family protein has translation MLKKLIINSSSNILTMVVKVVCSFIMTPVIVKALGNYDYGLWEIVFALVGYMGLLDIGMRPAVVRYVAKYEAVGDKKSINELFSTAITFSLLIGIFGCLILVVWGVINPNILSENNKESVKYLYFLVIIGCQLFVQFPGLIAECVHAGYQRYNLYNNITIINTLIGNSIVYVLLKNGHGLVTLALGNAIGVTVKYLIYLILLLTDKYGGIRWKARYISIPMLKKLLNFGGKSFVTALSTTAISNSSSLIIGIYCNPAMIPFYSIPKRLISYLNDMSNTITNVFMPTFSQLYALRDVNAMRRMYLASTKYIIGVTYPLIIGISILGNPFLKIWMGQVYAEKSQKVLILLAIGNIFYLMNPLLSQLLTGINKIRFLIITRGVTAVMVIVLSLIFVRNFSYEGVASAFLITSVSVKPVEIWYTSKVLKVTIIEYTKTIYLPMLLPNFVLFLYLKTIVNSYKITCYADIAYIVSCGICVYALLFIFFSFNKDEKNYLRYKLDKAMAR, from the coding sequence ATGTTAAAGAAACTAATAATAAATTCAAGTTCAAATATCTTAACAATGGTCGTTAAGGTAGTATGTTCTTTTATAATGACACCTGTAATAGTAAAAGCATTGGGTAATTATGATTACGGTTTATGGGAAATAGTATTTGCATTAGTTGGATATATGGGACTGCTAGACATAGGAATGAGGCCTGCAGTAGTTAGGTATGTAGCAAAATATGAAGCAGTTGGTGACAAAAAATCAATTAATGAATTGTTCAGCACTGCTATTACATTTAGCCTGCTAATCGGAATATTTGGGTGTTTGATTTTAGTTGTGTGGGGAGTGATAAACCCAAATATATTGTCAGAAAATAATAAAGAAAGTGTTAAATATTTGTATTTTTTAGTAATAATAGGATGTCAATTGTTTGTTCAGTTTCCAGGGTTGATCGCAGAATGTGTACATGCAGGATACCAAAGATATAATTTGTATAACAATATTACTATAATTAATACTTTAATAGGAAATAGCATAGTCTATGTGTTGTTAAAAAATGGTCATGGCTTAGTAACATTAGCGTTAGGAAATGCCATAGGTGTAACTGTTAAATACTTAATATATTTAATACTGCTTTTAACTGATAAATATGGAGGAATTAGATGGAAAGCAAGATATATATCAATTCCAATGTTAAAAAAATTGTTGAATTTTGGTGGAAAATCATTTGTGACTGCATTGTCAACAACAGCAATATCTAATTCCAGTAGTTTGATAATAGGAATATATTGTAACCCAGCAATGATACCATTTTATTCGATACCAAAGCGCTTGATAAGCTATTTAAACGATATGTCTAATACAATTACAAATGTGTTTATGCCAACATTTAGTCAATTGTATGCACTACGAGATGTTAATGCTATGAGAAGAATGTATTTGGCATCCACAAAATATATAATTGGGGTCACATACCCATTAATAATTGGGATAAGTATTTTAGGAAATCCTTTTCTTAAAATTTGGATGGGACAAGTATACGCTGAAAAAAGTCAAAAGGTGTTGATTTTGTTGGCTATAGGTAATATTTTTTATCTTATGAATCCATTGTTAAGTCAGTTGCTGACCGGAATAAATAAGATACGTTTTTTAATAATTACAAGAGGTGTGACAGCTGTAATGGTTATAGTACTAAGTTTAATATTTGTTAGAAATTTTTCCTATGAAGGAGTTGCTTCTGCTTTTTTGATAACATCTGTTTCAGTTAAACCAGTAGAAATATGGTACACTAGCAAAGTGTTAAAAGTAACAATTATTGAATATACTAAAACAATATATTTACCAATGTTATTGCCAAATTTTGTTTTGTTTTTATATTTAAAAACTATAGTTAACTCATATAAAATAACGTGTTATGCAGATATTGCATATATAGTGAGTTGTGGGATATGTGTGTATGCTTTACTATTTATTTTCTTTTCTTTTAATAAAGATGAAAAAAATTATTTGCGTTATAAGCTGGATAAGGCCATGGCTAGATAG
- a CDS encoding glycosyltransferase family 2 protein has translation MNGKPLVSVVIPTYNRKTLVARAIKSVLDQTYDRLELLVIDDGSTDGTGDSLEALRSDPRFRYTFQTNQGQSAARNRGISQAKGDFIAFLDSDNYWQVDKLETQIAFWEENEESDILYSEIIPVDEAGTRITKKDVGRLSGVILSELLRTNFITNNTVLVRKKCFEEMGGFDERLRYAEDYDLWLRFATRYRFLYHPREVTWYCYEGDRLSAQEENVLDANYRILTQFFRRFPTAVTERARKQAWSRFYLWRSETSWSRGKHPQLAGVIKSIFYDPVNHRAWALFARQLISKIVMKLK, from the coding sequence ATGAATGGTAAGCCTCTCGTTAGCGTTGTCATACCCACGTACAATCGCAAGACCCTTGTCGCTCGGGCTATAAAGAGCGTGCTTGACCAGACTTACGACCGGCTAGAACTGCTCGTAATTGATGATGGCTCCACAGACGGTACGGGCGACAGTCTCGAAGCGCTCCGGAGTGATCCGAGATTTCGCTATACCTTCCAGACAAACCAAGGACAGAGCGCAGCACGAAACCGCGGGATCAGTCAGGCAAAGGGAGACTTCATCGCCTTTCTCGACTCGGACAACTACTGGCAGGTTGACAAGCTTGAAACTCAGATAGCCTTCTGGGAAGAGAATGAAGAAAGCGACATTCTGTACAGTGAAATCATTCCGGTTGACGAAGCCGGTACCCGCATAACGAAGAAAGATGTGGGCCGTCTGTCGGGGGTTATCCTCAGCGAGTTGTTGCGAACCAATTTTATTACCAACAATACGGTTCTGGTGCGGAAGAAGTGCTTTGAAGAAATGGGGGGGTTCGACGAACGGCTGAGATACGCCGAGGACTATGATCTCTGGTTGCGCTTCGCGACGCGATACCGGTTTCTTTATCATCCCCGCGAAGTTACCTGGTACTGCTATGAAGGCGACCGCCTCTCCGCCCAGGAAGAGAACGTTCTTGATGCCAATTACCGTATTCTGACTCAGTTTTTTCGCAGATTTCCGACGGCCGTTACGGAAAGGGCACGGAAACAGGCGTGGAGCAGATTCTATCTCTGGAGGTCGGAAACGAGTTGGAGCCGTGGCAAGCATCCACAGCTAGCAGGCGTTATTAAAAGTATTTTTTATGATCCAGTCAATCATAGGGCATGGGCTTTATTTGCAAGGCAACTTATTAGTAAAATTGTTATGAAATTAAAGTAA